A portion of the Flavobacterium magnum genome contains these proteins:
- a CDS encoding LacI family DNA-binding transcriptional regulator, which translates to MKEKATLKQIAKELHVSVSTVSKALNDSPEISEPTKIKIQEFAKLKNYKPNIIGLNLKNRKTKTIGVIIPNIMNAFFAKVFSGIEKVAEAKGYNVITCISNESLEKEIHTLDMLSNGTIDGFILSVSEEAQKLNEYQHFVDVINDGTPIVMFDRIAEKVDCDKVVVDDFDSAVHATQHLLKLGCKKIALLSAIDNLSVGKLRAKGYYEALEKNGSHASDTLIIRTDTEEDFNQRIETLLDREQPDGVFALDEHASTMAMKAAIKRGIRIPDDLSVIGFADGIWSRRMTPSLSTISQHGPEIGEAAARLLIERLESKEEVKPVTNIIRTELRQRDSTRKL; encoded by the coding sequence ATGAAAGAAAAAGCCACCTTAAAGCAAATCGCGAAAGAACTGCACGTCTCCGTCTCCACGGTTTCAAAGGCGCTCAATGACAGTCCTGAAATCTCGGAACCCACCAAAATCAAGATACAGGAATTTGCCAAACTCAAAAACTACAAGCCCAACATCATTGGCCTGAACCTGAAGAACCGGAAGACCAAAACCATCGGCGTGATTATCCCGAACATCATGAACGCGTTCTTTGCCAAGGTCTTCAGCGGCATAGAGAAGGTTGCCGAAGCCAAAGGCTATAACGTAATCACCTGCATTTCAAACGAGTCGCTCGAAAAGGAAATCCACACGCTCGACATGCTCAGCAACGGTACCATTGACGGTTTTATCCTCTCCGTTTCGGAAGAGGCACAGAAGCTCAACGAATACCAGCATTTTGTCGACGTCATTAACGACGGTACACCCATTGTGATGTTTGACCGCATCGCTGAAAAGGTAGATTGCGACAAGGTCGTCGTAGATGATTTCGATTCTGCGGTGCATGCCACACAGCATCTGCTGAAACTCGGCTGTAAAAAAATTGCACTGCTTTCGGCGATCGATAACCTCAGCGTAGGGAAGTTGCGTGCCAAAGGGTATTATGAAGCGCTCGAAAAAAACGGTTCCCACGCCAGCGATACCCTGATTATCCGTACGGATACCGAAGAGGATTTCAATCAGCGGATTGAGACGTTACTTGACCGTGAGCAACCCGACGGCGTGTTTGCCTTAGACGAGCATGCGTCGACCATGGCGATGAAAGCGGCAATAAAACGCGGCATCAGGATTCCGGATGATCTCTCAGTAATCGGGTTTGCCGACGGAATCTGGTCCAGGCGCATGACCCCAAGCCTGTCGACCATCAGCCAGCACGGACCCGAAATAGGCGAGGCTGCCGCGAGGTTGCTGATTGAGAGGCTCGAAAGTAAGGAAGAGGTCAAGCCCGTAACCAATATCATTAGGACTGAACTGCGCCAACGGGATTCTACCAGGAAATTATAA
- a CDS encoding methyltransferase encodes MMRQILKKILSPFLKKASAVYLKKRRKYTYKDISVWVEPTVFPPFLTISTRILLDFIDGLPQKDLRFLELGCGCGIISILAAKKGARVTATDINEIALTALAQNAAENSVDVEAVFSDLFENLSGREFDCIIINPPYYPKEPQSVAERAWFCGSDFNYFEALFAQLPVFSTAENNIYLILSEDCDLPTIQSIAFKNRMGFDTIKEKKVAGEKNYIFRITRL; translated from the coding sequence ATGATGCGACAGATTCTAAAGAAAATCCTGAGCCCATTCCTCAAGAAGGCGAGCGCGGTGTACCTCAAAAAGCGCCGAAAATACACTTACAAGGACATTTCCGTTTGGGTAGAGCCCACGGTTTTTCCGCCTTTTCTCACCATCAGCACGCGCATCCTGCTGGATTTCATCGATGGGCTTCCGCAGAAAGACCTGCGCTTTCTCGAACTCGGCTGCGGCTGCGGCATCATTTCTATACTGGCGGCGAAAAAAGGCGCGCGGGTGACCGCGACCGACATCAATGAAATTGCCTTGACGGCTTTGGCACAAAATGCTGCGGAGAACAGTGTAGACGTCGAGGCTGTGTTTTCAGACTTATTTGAAAACCTCAGCGGAAGAGAATTTGACTGCATTATCATCAACCCTCCATATTATCCGAAAGAACCGCAGTCTGTAGCTGAACGAGCCTGGTTCTGCGGAAGCGACTTCAATTATTTTGAAGCACTGTTTGCGCAGCTGCCGGTTTTCTCGACGGCAGAAAACAATATATATTTGATCCTTTCAGAAGACTGCGACCTTCCGACGATCCAATCCATAGCCTTCAAAAACCGGATGGGTTTCGATACTATTAAGGAGAAAAAGGTCGCTGGGGAGAAAAACTACATTTTCAGGATCACGCGCTTATAA
- a CDS encoding B12-binding domain-containing radical SAM protein — translation MRNKVIIFNPRSANGKHRIPNSILQVGASIHGKHQYVFVDGNLEKDPWQTIEDYLKTGEFRYFGSTVMPGPQLRQAIPFTKKIREAYPDVITVWGGYFASNQYKVALESGVVDYVINGPGDNTFPQLISAIESGDTDTIFLIRNLIYKNEKGDIVKTAVEALLDQDTLPKLPYDYLNSFYPVRNYLAKTFMGRKTLSYHSSMGCPFSCSFCAVVPIFNAKWKGMSAARIYEDVKYFKEKYNIDAVEFHDNNFFTSKKRVLEFSELIMDDNISYWGEGRIDTINMYSDDDLKLMRRAGCRMIFLGAETGNDAVLKQMNKGGTQTGRMIRDFVLRMKNADIIPELSFVLGMPADTEKEVYDQILWDINFIKEIKRINPDAEIIIYLFSPVPTEGSALYRQITDAGFSFPETLEEWISPSWENFDLRKNPLTPWLKPYMIDTIRNFETVLNGYYPTVSDFRIKGYKRHLLRAVSGIRYKTGWYHFPYEIKALQKIWKYRQPEIEGFYSE, via the coding sequence ATGAGAAACAAAGTCATCATATTCAACCCCCGGAGTGCCAACGGAAAGCACCGCATCCCGAATTCGATTTTGCAGGTTGGTGCCTCTATTCATGGCAAACACCAGTATGTTTTTGTCGATGGCAATCTCGAGAAAGACCCGTGGCAAACTATAGAGGACTACCTCAAAACCGGTGAATTCAGGTATTTCGGTTCCACGGTGATGCCGGGCCCGCAATTGCGGCAGGCGATTCCGTTTACGAAGAAAATCCGCGAAGCCTATCCTGATGTCATCACGGTGTGGGGCGGCTATTTCGCATCCAACCAATATAAGGTGGCACTCGAATCAGGCGTGGTCGATTATGTAATCAACGGGCCGGGCGACAATACCTTTCCGCAACTGATCTCTGCGATCGAATCGGGCGACACGGACACCATTTTCCTGATCAGGAACCTGATCTATAAAAACGAAAAGGGCGACATTGTTAAAACCGCCGTGGAAGCGTTATTGGATCAGGATACCCTGCCGAAACTTCCCTACGACTACCTGAATTCGTTTTATCCCGTACGCAATTATCTTGCGAAAACCTTCATGGGCCGTAAAACCCTGTCCTATCATTCGAGTATGGGCTGCCCGTTTTCGTGTTCATTCTGTGCGGTTGTGCCGATATTTAATGCGAAATGGAAAGGCATGTCAGCCGCGCGGATCTATGAGGATGTCAAATATTTTAAGGAAAAATACAATATCGACGCCGTCGAATTCCACGACAATAATTTTTTTACGTCGAAAAAGCGTGTGCTTGAGTTTTCCGAACTGATCATGGACGACAACATCAGTTATTGGGGCGAGGGAAGGATTGATACCATTAATATGTATTCCGACGACGACCTGAAACTGATGCGCAGGGCCGGATGCCGGATGATTTTCCTTGGCGCCGAAACCGGCAATGACGCCGTACTCAAACAAATGAATAAAGGCGGTACGCAGACCGGCAGGATGATCAGGGATTTTGTACTGCGCATGAAAAACGCCGACATCATCCCTGAGTTGTCATTTGTCTTGGGCATGCCTGCCGATACCGAAAAGGAAGTGTACGATCAGATCTTATGGGACATCAATTTCATCAAGGAAATCAAGCGCATCAACCCCGATGCTGAAATCATTATCTACCTTTTCAGCCCCGTACCCACGGAAGGTTCTGCACTGTACCGCCAGATTACCGATGCCGGATTTTCATTCCCTGAAACGCTCGAAGAATGGATTTCGCCGAGCTGGGAAAACTTCGATTTGCGCAAAAATCCGCTTACGCCCTGGCTCAAGCCTTACATGATTGATACGATCCGGAATTTTGAAACTGTGCTGAACGGCTATTATCCGACGGTGTCTGATTTTCGGATTAAGGGCTACAAAAGGCATTTGCTGCGCGCAGTCTCAGGCATCCGATATAAAACAGGATGGTATCACTTTCCATACGAAATCAAGGCATTGCAAAAAATCTGGAAGTACCGCCAGCCTGAAATCGAAGGATTTTACTCAGAATGA
- a CDS encoding radical SAM protein → MIERALRYANKKLLPDDYRFAPQWIVLGVNNTCNLHCKMCDVGTLSLETNFAKNLVGTTPLNMPLELFEKIADQTRQYFPKSKLGFLFTEPLAYPHIVKAVQYATNHNLYTAITTNALLLPNKAEALVKAGLQEIFVSLDGLQETHNMIRGNDKSFQKALEGIRRLFDFENPPKVSIVSAVTEWNSGSLRAFADYFKDLPLHEIGFMHTQFGEPSIAALHNEIWGQRYPATESNLDEVNLDNMDLPALLEQVRAVKAGNYPFRIYFSPELNDTDSMETYYHRSDVILGKRCEAVYSSIMIKSDGSAIPAHGRCYNLQVGNIYNDSLKDLWNSPVFGKFRKDLRDAGGFLPACSRCCSAF, encoded by the coding sequence ATGATTGAAAGAGCACTTCGGTATGCCAATAAGAAACTGCTGCCTGACGACTATCGGTTTGCACCGCAATGGATTGTGCTCGGCGTAAACAATACCTGTAACCTGCACTGCAAGATGTGCGATGTAGGGACACTGAGCCTCGAAACCAATTTTGCGAAAAACCTTGTGGGGACAACCCCGCTGAACATGCCACTGGAACTTTTCGAGAAAATTGCCGACCAGACGCGCCAGTATTTTCCAAAATCGAAACTTGGCTTTTTATTCACTGAGCCGCTTGCCTACCCCCATATTGTCAAAGCCGTGCAATACGCGACCAATCACAATTTGTATACGGCCATCACGACCAATGCGCTGCTGCTGCCCAATAAAGCCGAAGCGCTTGTGAAAGCGGGCCTTCAGGAGATATTCGTCTCGCTTGACGGTTTGCAGGAAACACACAACATGATTCGCGGAAACGACAAGTCGTTCCAGAAAGCGCTCGAAGGGATCCGGAGATTGTTCGATTTTGAGAATCCGCCGAAAGTGTCCATCGTGAGCGCGGTCACCGAGTGGAATTCAGGCAGCCTCAGGGCTTTCGCAGATTATTTCAAGGACCTTCCCTTGCATGAAATCGGCTTCATGCACACACAGTTCGGCGAGCCGTCAATTGCTGCATTGCATAATGAGATTTGGGGACAGCGCTATCCGGCAACCGAATCCAACCTGGACGAAGTCAATCTCGATAACATGGATTTGCCTGCGCTGCTCGAACAGGTTCGTGCGGTCAAGGCGGGAAATTACCCGTTCAGGATTTACTTTTCGCCGGAACTGAACGACACGGACAGCATGGAAACCTATTACCACCGATCGGACGTGATCCTGGGCAAAAGGTGTGAAGCGGTTTACAGCAGCATCATGATCAAATCCGACGGATCAGCCATTCCGGCGCACGGCCGCTGCTACAACCTTCAGGTCGGTAACATCTATAACGATTCGCTCAAAGATTTGTGGAATTCGCCCGTTTTTGGAAAATTCCGCAAAGACCTCAGGGATGCGGGTGGGTTCCTGCCCGCTTGCTCCCGCTGCTGCAGCGCTTTTTAG
- a CDS encoding glycosyltransferase family 4 protein codes for MAQNYHSFLDISVYNRDIKSVQEEIDFTPHSLGYLDYLDKNIDYAVIRFGACAEEKPPYFLYRYRFSDLLRLYRLIKSKKNAVALFHGFSFPFRFYLMRAVFGRKVQWIVQHHAGEPSENRLKRFIQRKCYALADRYFFVSRQQAESFIAAGLVSSADRVIEVMECSTAFVMKDKTASRVQLAIDEQQLTFLWVGNLDSNKDPLCMLRALAHYRQAGYVFELYMFFVNDLLLQTVVSFIDANDLGTQVHLKGKVPNAVLEDWFNAADFFISCSHSEGSGVAMAEAMACGCVPIVSDIPAFIRMTGGKTGVIFETGNPDDLFEKLMALDTSGIEQRRAETRQAFVDSLSFEAIARDTAMAIAGLSQK; via the coding sequence ATGGCACAAAACTACCATAGTTTCCTGGATATATCGGTGTACAACAGGGATATAAAGTCAGTTCAGGAAGAGATCGATTTTACGCCACACTCCCTGGGATACCTGGACTACCTCGACAAGAATATTGATTATGCCGTAATCCGTTTCGGTGCCTGTGCCGAAGAAAAGCCGCCTTATTTTTTATACAGATACCGTTTTTCCGATTTGTTGCGCCTGTATCGCCTCATTAAGTCGAAAAAAAACGCCGTGGCCCTGTTTCACGGGTTTTCATTCCCGTTTCGGTTTTACCTGATGCGTGCTGTTTTTGGCAGAAAGGTCCAATGGATTGTACAGCATCACGCCGGAGAGCCTTCTGAAAACAGGCTGAAGCGTTTTATCCAGAGAAAATGCTATGCCTTGGCAGATCGTTATTTTTTTGTGAGCAGGCAGCAGGCGGAATCATTTATAGCAGCGGGCCTCGTCAGTAGCGCCGACCGCGTAATCGAAGTCATGGAATGTTCCACCGCGTTTGTCATGAAAGACAAAACAGCTTCGCGTGTGCAGCTCGCCATCGACGAACAGCAACTCACATTCCTTTGGGTAGGGAACCTCGACAGCAATAAAGATCCATTGTGCATGCTCAGGGCTTTGGCGCACTACAGGCAGGCCGGATATGTGTTTGAATTGTACATGTTTTTTGTGAATGACCTCCTGCTGCAAACGGTTGTTTCATTCATCGATGCAAATGATCTCGGAACGCAGGTGCACCTCAAAGGGAAAGTCCCCAATGCGGTGCTTGAAGACTGGTTTAATGCAGCGGATTTCTTTATTTCATGCTCCCACTCTGAAGGGAGTGGCGTGGCCATGGCCGAAGCTATGGCGTGTGGATGCGTTCCGATAGTGAGCGACATTCCGGCCTTTATCCGGATGACCGGCGGAAAGACAGGCGTGATTTTTGAAACAGGGAATCCGGATGATCTTTTCGAAAAACTCATGGCATTGGATACTTCGGGTATCGAGCAACGACGCGCCGAAACGCGTCAGGCTTTTGTGGACAGCCTCTCCTTTGAGGCCATCGCCCGCGACACCGCCATGGCAATTGCCGGTTTGTCTCAAAAATAA
- a CDS encoding glycosyltransferase translates to MKKLLILSPAFPKDDSESHVIPFLRHVFLEFRTQYPDVDITVVAIHKPISAPYIWHGIKVIPLLGNDVKYPGKALFLLKAFLKIRRLHKTNNYDGILNLWYHEFSVLTSWIHPRTFTWMLGQDVMDSNLTLRLFTPNPDKIAALSHYNNEVLGKTTGIKAHKIIPMAINESLFPELNTRVRTIDIFGAGWLTPLKNYRLFAEVILELKKTLPDIRAEIAGAGPEEGLLTEFIRHHNLGQNLKLTGLLTHSQTLEKMNNATVFFHPSTFEGGSTVYFESLFSGCQLVGTLPMTDKPVENFHCIQSKDDIVIRIKSLLENPAPAKRVTYYRMAEVCRDIYNLYF, encoded by the coding sequence GTGAAAAAGCTCCTCATCCTTTCTCCCGCATTCCCCAAAGACGACTCTGAAAGTCATGTGATCCCATTCCTTCGGCATGTGTTTCTTGAATTCAGGACGCAATACCCGGATGTTGACATCACGGTGGTCGCCATTCACAAACCGATTTCAGCACCCTACATCTGGCACGGCATAAAAGTGATTCCGTTATTGGGCAATGATGTGAAATATCCCGGAAAAGCCCTGTTTCTGCTAAAAGCCTTTCTTAAGATCAGGCGGTTGCATAAAACCAACAATTATGATGGCATCCTGAACTTATGGTATCATGAATTCAGTGTCCTCACCTCATGGATACATCCACGAACTTTCACCTGGATGTTGGGGCAGGATGTGATGGACAGCAACCTGACACTGCGTTTGTTTACACCCAATCCGGACAAAATAGCCGCATTATCCCACTACAATAACGAAGTTCTGGGGAAAACCACCGGGATAAAAGCGCACAAAATCATTCCGATGGCGATCAATGAAAGTTTATTTCCGGAATTAAATACCAGGGTAAGGACAATTGATATTTTTGGCGCAGGATGGCTCACACCGCTTAAAAATTACCGGCTGTTTGCGGAGGTAATCCTTGAGCTGAAGAAGACCTTGCCGGACATTCGGGCGGAGATTGCCGGAGCGGGTCCTGAGGAAGGCCTGCTCACAGAATTCATCAGGCACCACAATCTTGGGCAAAACCTGAAGCTTACGGGACTACTGACCCACAGTCAGACGCTGGAAAAAATGAATAATGCGACGGTTTTTTTCCATCCGTCTACTTTTGAGGGCGGTTCCACCGTATACTTTGAATCGCTGTTTTCCGGCTGTCAACTCGTAGGCACGCTCCCCATGACGGACAAACCCGTTGAAAATTTTCACTGCATCCAGTCCAAAGACGACATTGTAATCCGTATTAAAAGCTTACTCGAAAACCCGGCTCCTGCAAAACGCGTCACCTATTACCGCATGGCTGAGGTGTGTCGCGACATTTACAATCTTTATTTTTGA
- a CDS encoding ATP-binding cassette domain-containing protein, which yields MRIITAFSDIISVIPKNRRGSFRKFVYASIVFSFLDLLSVAYLIPAMLLLLDRQKLASAFERYGIDINVFSPQTIAVTVTLLIAIYVVKNIFQSRFNTAQYHFLYQLSRELSVDAITHHLGAHYPEHQQQGKGIFMQRITTACRDFSTSLLASVMLLISETLTFIVILSVMLCFYLELTIFTLLGIGLFAWIIYSIKKKEIIMINTQYKEAAAKANAELVNIMDGYVDIRISGQSAQFIGRYANEQRPLDQASALLTATSANYSKYLEIFLIAGTAALILYSLMMPEGKDAFVLISVLAALSIKIIPSINKILNAVTMVNSHYYTISLLRRNQTALTDATRYDGFDKTISFKNIDFRYPQGEPILSNLNFSISKGQIIGINGVTGSGKTTFLHLAAGLIIPDSGSLYLDDGPVSGNPFFSFTGYVPQQPFIFYGTVLENITMRQDAARIDYDYIEILLKNLSMEMLHALPQGLDTVLQHNTGRLSGGQKQRLALMRALYGRPQFLILDEATNQQHEAMERRIYEFIRHVSSAQDMAVLTVTHNPDIAGFCDRVYRMENQTLVPC from the coding sequence TTGAGGATTATTACAGCATTCAGCGACATCATTTCCGTTATCCCGAAGAACCGCCGCGGGTCTTTTCGGAAATTCGTCTACGCCTCAATAGTGTTCAGTTTTCTTGACCTGCTCTCAGTGGCTTACCTTATCCCTGCCATGCTTTTGCTGCTGGACCGGCAAAAACTGGCCAGCGCCTTTGAGCGGTATGGTATTGATATCAATGTGTTCAGTCCGCAAACGATTGCTGTCACCGTGACGCTGCTCATTGCCATTTACGTGGTCAAAAACATCTTCCAATCCCGCTTTAACACTGCGCAATATCATTTCCTTTACCAGTTGTCGCGCGAACTTTCCGTAGACGCCATAACGCATCATCTTGGCGCCCATTACCCCGAACACCAGCAACAGGGTAAGGGTATTTTCATGCAGCGCATCACAACGGCATGTCGGGACTTTTCCACCAGTTTACTGGCTTCGGTCATGCTCCTGATATCAGAAACATTGACTTTTATTGTAATCCTCTCGGTCATGCTATGCTTTTACCTCGAACTAACCATTTTTACGCTTTTGGGTATCGGCCTCTTCGCCTGGATCATCTACAGTATAAAAAAGAAAGAGATCATAATGATCAATACGCAATACAAGGAGGCTGCTGCCAAAGCCAACGCGGAACTGGTTAATATCATGGACGGCTATGTTGATATACGGATCTCGGGGCAGTCGGCGCAATTTATCGGGCGCTATGCAAACGAACAGCGGCCCCTAGATCAGGCCAGTGCGCTGCTTACTGCCACGTCAGCAAATTATTCGAAATATCTGGAAATTTTCCTGATTGCCGGTACTGCCGCATTGATACTGTACAGCCTGATGATGCCCGAAGGCAAAGATGCATTCGTATTGATTTCGGTGCTGGCAGCGCTCAGCATTAAAATTATCCCATCAATAAATAAGATTTTGAATGCCGTTACGATGGTGAACTCGCACTATTATACTATCAGCCTGCTCAGGCGAAACCAGACTGCCCTAACTGATGCCACCCGTTACGACGGTTTTGATAAAACGATCTCGTTTAAAAACATTGATTTCAGGTACCCGCAGGGAGAGCCCATCCTGAGCAACCTGAATTTCAGCATCAGCAAGGGACAAATTATCGGCATCAATGGGGTAACCGGCTCGGGTAAGACCACCTTCCTTCACCTCGCAGCCGGACTGATCATTCCGGACAGCGGAAGCCTATACCTTGATGACGGCCCGGTCTCCGGCAACCCTTTCTTTTCTTTTACGGGCTACGTCCCGCAACAGCCATTTATTTTCTATGGTACGGTGCTGGAAAATATTACGATGCGGCAGGATGCAGCGCGCATTGATTACGACTACATCGAAATCCTCCTGAAAAACCTGTCTATGGAAATGCTTCATGCGCTTCCCCAGGGGCTGGACACTGTATTACAGCATAATACCGGCAGGCTGTCCGGAGGGCAAAAACAACGTTTGGCATTGATGCGCGCATTGTACGGCAGGCCGCAGTTTCTGATCCTTGATGAGGCGACAAACCAACAGCATGAAGCCATGGAACGCCGCATTTACGAATTCATCCGGCACGTAAGTTCCGCTCAGGACATGGCTGTGCTTACCGTAACGCACAATCCTGATATCGCAGGCTTTTGTGACCGCGTTTACCGTATGGAAAACCAAACGCTAGTACCCTGCTGA
- a CDS encoding GNAT family N-acetyltransferase — MKTSTIKSFSEAHLSDFARLYHAVYRKNIAPSFIRAKFTRPDLGDRFFGFIAYDGTVPVSFFGAVPVLIGHGTQTERAAQAVDAMTHPQYRGRGLLAELARLTHEVLEKNGFTMIFGFPNQNSEHLLLDTLHWQFSQRMSGYYFRTGSGLFSRIINEIPILKNALRRKSAAQLLQYVTTALMPTGNDRSAVTTVRDAVHFDYKRFSGNFVIQAGGCIFWIKNGKKLVVGDFEADTSAAFQRGLSALKTICKKGGVSEIHFQVTAGSRKDLLLKSFPGAMQFDSWIIGYKNFNSSFPLEKLEFTLADVDIF, encoded by the coding sequence ATGAAAACCAGCACTATAAAATCATTTTCGGAAGCCCACCTCAGCGATTTTGCACGGCTGTACCACGCGGTTTACCGTAAAAACATCGCGCCGTCATTTATAAGGGCGAAATTTACCCGGCCTGACTTGGGCGATCGGTTTTTTGGTTTTATTGCTTATGACGGCACTGTACCGGTGTCGTTTTTTGGGGCCGTCCCTGTGCTGATTGGTCACGGAACACAAACCGAGCGGGCGGCTCAGGCCGTCGATGCCATGACCCATCCCCAATATCGTGGCAGGGGGTTGCTTGCCGAACTTGCGAGACTGACGCATGAGGTGTTGGAAAAAAACGGTTTCACGATGATTTTCGGCTTTCCAAACCAAAATTCAGAACACCTCCTGCTCGACACGCTTCATTGGCAATTCAGCCAACGCATGTCGGGATATTATTTCAGGACCGGGAGCGGATTATTCTCCCGAATAATAAACGAGATTCCGATACTCAAAAATGCGTTACGGCGTAAATCCGCAGCACAATTATTGCAATATGTTACAACGGCGCTTATGCCGACAGGTAACGATCGGAGTGCCGTAACGACCGTCCGTGATGCCGTTCATTTTGACTATAAGCGTTTCTCGGGTAATTTTGTAATACAGGCCGGCGGTTGCATCTTCTGGATCAAGAACGGAAAAAAACTGGTGGTTGGTGATTTCGAAGCCGATACTTCCGCAGCATTCCAGCGCGGATTGTCTGCCTTGAAAACCATTTGTAAGAAAGGCGGCGTATCGGAAATCCATTTCCAGGTGACTGCAGGCAGCCGGAAAGATCTCCTGTTGAAATCATTTCCCGGAGCCATGCAATTTGATTCGTGGATCATAGGATACAAGAACTTTAACTCGTCGTTTCCATTGGAAAAACTTGAATTTACGCTGGCCGACGTTGATATATTTTAA
- a CDS encoding polysaccharide deacetylase family protein: MQTNQLLLMRIKYRLKLLLRSLGFRIGLGKRWLENRYGERILVFHGIDTVGETRFNSRYLSQDYFEELLCYFSRHFNILSLEDFYAGKFREGVLNIALTFDDGLQNNFQLAIPLLKKYRIPATFFITVPTEQDFIWPDFLDLVSFYTDKKEVRFRDKIWRLNRKREFVSGGITLKNYCRTLEHEAIKPLYGIFSEEWKQISPGHTLYWKLLSADQIRDISNNDLFTIGGHGVNHSSLIHVSPVSVANEIVTGKATLEQITGKPVDDFAFPFGDYNDEAAGIAISAGYSRLLLVDKLKNQSAHGAMRERFVVNPYISKKHFIACLLKGSYR, translated from the coding sequence ATGCAAACGAACCAATTGTTACTGATGCGCATCAAATACCGCCTCAAGCTGCTGCTCAGGTCATTGGGGTTTCGCATCGGGTTGGGCAAAAGGTGGCTTGAAAATCGGTACGGGGAAAGAATCCTGGTGTTTCACGGCATCGATACCGTTGGGGAAACGCGTTTCAACAGCCGTTACCTGTCACAGGATTACTTTGAAGAACTGCTGTGTTATTTCAGCAGGCATTTCAACATCCTGTCACTGGAGGATTTCTATGCAGGTAAATTCAGGGAAGGCGTGCTGAACATCGCATTGACGTTTGATGACGGATTGCAGAACAATTTTCAACTTGCTATCCCGCTGCTTAAAAAATACCGTATTCCGGCTACCTTTTTTATCACCGTACCAACGGAACAGGACTTTATATGGCCCGATTTCCTGGACCTTGTAAGTTTTTACACGGACAAGAAAGAAGTAAGATTTCGGGACAAGATCTGGAGACTAAACCGCAAAAGGGAATTCGTATCGGGTGGGATCACCCTCAAAAATTATTGCCGAACCCTCGAACACGAAGCCATCAAGCCTTTATATGGCATTTTCTCCGAAGAATGGAAACAAATTTCACCCGGGCATACCCTGTATTGGAAGCTCCTGTCGGCAGACCAGATCAGGGACATCAGCAATAACGATTTATTTACGATCGGGGGACATGGCGTGAACCATTCCAGCCTGATTCACGTGAGTCCAGTGAGTGTGGCCAACGAAATCGTCACAGGAAAAGCTACCCTGGAGCAGATTACAGGAAAACCCGTTGATGACTTTGCGTTCCCGTTTGGGGATTATAACGACGAGGCCGCAGGTATCGCAATAAGCGCGGGTTACAGCAGGCTGCTTCTGGTAGACAAATTAAAAAACCAGTCGGCACACGGGGCCATGCGGGAGCGGTTCGTGGTAAATCCGTACATTTCAAAAAAACATTTTATCGCCTGCCTGCTCAAAGGGTCATACAGATGA